AACGTTGACATGCTTTCCCTTTCCGCTCACAAGTTCTATGGGCCCAAGGGAATTGGAGCGCTCTATCTGCGGGAAGGGATAGAAATCGACAACTGCATGCATGGAGGTGGCCAGGAGCGCAAAAAACGAGCAGGAACCGAGAATGTTGCAGGTATAGTTGGATTGGGAAAGGCAATAGAGCTTGCATCAGCAAAGCTTGAGGAGCACGACAGGAAGATGAGAAAAATGAGAGACAGGCTTCTTGCTGGACTTCTGAGAATTCCTCATTGCAGGTTAAACGGACACCCGGAAAAACGTCTTCCAGACAACCTCAACTTAAGTTTTGAATATATTGAAGGGGAATCCCTGCTTCTTATGCTTGACGAGATGGGAGTCTGCTGTTCTACAGGCAGTGCCTGTTCTTCAGGTTCCCTTGAACCCTCGCATGTGCTCAGGGCAATAGGACTGCCTCCGGAAATAACTCAGGGTACGCTTCGCCTGACTCTTGGGGATGAAAATACTGAAGAAGATATTGATTATGTACTTGAAGTCCTGCCTGAAATTGTCGGAAAACTGAGAGCTATATCTCCTTTCTATAAACCCGAAAATATATGTGAGAAATAAAAAGACGTATAAAATAACAAGGTATGGGGGATTATATGTATAATAAAAAAGTTATGGATCACTTCATGAATCCCAGGAACGTAGGGGAAATTGAGGATGCTGACGGCGTTGGAGAAGCAGGAAACCCACATGGGGATCACATGAAGATTTTCCTGAAAATCAG
This region of Methanosarcina flavescens genomic DNA includes:
- the nifS gene encoding cysteine desulfurase NifS produces the protein MAEKRFVYMDHAATTFTKPEVVEAMLPFLKEHFGNPSSLYSIGREGKEAVEAAREQLAKALGANSEEIYFTSGGTESDNWAIKGTAFARRKRGKHIITTPIEHHAVLYPCEYLETQGFDVTYLPVDGYGLVDPAEVEAAIREDTILISVMYANNEIGTIEPISEIGEIAQEHEIPFHTDAVQVIGKIPLDMKKKERNVDMLSLSAHKFYGPKGIGALYLREGIEIDNCMHGGGQERKKRAGTENVAGIVGLGKAIELASAKLEEHDRKMRKMRDRLLAGLLRIPHCRLNGHPEKRLPDNLNLSFEYIEGESLLLMLDEMGVCCSTGSACSSGSLEPSHVLRAIGLPPEITQGTLRLTLGDENTEEDIDYVLEVLPEIVGKLRAISPFYKPENICEK